Proteins from a genomic interval of Deltaproteobacteria bacterium:
- the carA gene encoding glutamine-hydrolyzing carbamoyl-phosphate synthase small subunit translates to MAILVLEDGSVFRGTSFGYRGKTTGEVVFNTSMTGYQEELSDPSYYGQILTATYTQIGNVGTNIQDYESDKTYVGGLIVKEYIDYPSNFRSNETLDSFMVRHHIIGMGGIDTRMLTRMIRTKGAMMGILSSFDESEEQLKNELKLSPPLVGRDIVTEITTQKPYDFNESLWTIEHGYKKIGNSFAPAVAVYDFGIKKNILRSLVSAGLRPRVFPCTTPVQELLKDEYKGVVLSNGPGDPSALSYVIENTKEIIKSNKPILGICLGHQLLGLALGGEVVKLKFGHHGANQSVINMKTRGIEITVQNHGFAVKPESIQSKVNITHINLNDGTLEGFVHKDKPILSMQHHPEASPGPTESGYIFEEFAKLIHERNL, encoded by the coding sequence GTGGCAATATTAGTGCTTGAAGACGGCTCCGTGTTCAGGGGTACATCATTTGGATACAGAGGGAAAACAACCGGTGAGGTCGTTTTTAATACCTCAATGACAGGATATCAGGAAGAACTGTCAGACCCTTCTTATTATGGACAGATACTTACTGCCACCTATACACAGATCGGGAATGTGGGTACAAATATACAAGATTATGAATCTGATAAAACGTACGTAGGAGGTTTAATTGTAAAAGAGTATATTGATTACCCCTCAAATTTCAGGTCAAATGAAACCCTTGATAGCTTTATGGTAAGGCACCATATAATCGGGATGGGCGGCATCGATACTAGGATGCTGACAAGAATGATTAGAACAAAGGGTGCAATGATGGGTATACTTTCATCGTTCGATGAATCAGAGGAACAACTCAAAAATGAGCTAAAACTTTCACCACCACTTGTAGGGAGGGATATTGTAACAGAGATTACAACACAAAAGCCTTATGATTTTAACGAATCATTATGGACAATTGAGCATGGTTATAAAAAGATTGGTAACAGCTTTGCTCCGGCTGTTGCGGTGTATGATTTCGGCATAAAAAAGAATATACTAAGATCATTAGTATCTGCGGGATTAAGACCAAGGGTTTTTCCATGCACTACGCCTGTACAAGAACTGCTAAAAGATGAATATAAAGGGGTTGTGCTTTCAAATGGGCCCGGTGATCCATCTGCGCTTTCATATGTTATTGAGAATACAAAAGAGATTATAAAGAGTAATAAGCCTATACTTGGAATATGTCTTGGGCATCAATTACTCGGACTTGCACTTGGCGGAGAGGTCGTAAAATTAAAGTTCGGGCATCATGGAGCTAATCAGTCCGTTATCAATATGAAAACCCGTGGCATAGAGATCACAGTACAAAATCACGGTTTCGCCGTAAAACCAGAATCAATTCAGAGTAAGGTAAATATAACCCATATTAATTTGAACGACGGCACACTCGAAGGGTTCGTACATAAAGATAAACCGATACTCTCAATGCAGCATCACCCGGAGGCTTCGCCGGGCCCCACGGAGAGCGGTTATATCTTTGAAGAGTTTGCAAAACTTATTCATGAAAGAAATTTATAA
- a CDS encoding aspartate carbamoyltransferase catalytic subunit — protein MNVKNGLIGLKDISREEIENIVDTAFSMKEISFRNIKKVPTLRGKTIINLFFESSTRTKTSFEIAAKRLSADVINFSSSSSSVSKGETTIDTAKNIESMNPDVFIVRHYSSGVMELLQRHLKTPIISAGDGTNEHPTQGLLDIMTIIEEKKKIDGLKIVIAGDIYHSRVARSDLYGMSKLGASVWFFAPPTLISDDFNSLGAKVTYSPQDAFTDADVVIMLRIQLERQGSGLFPTTREYSRFFGLSEQKLSLAKPDVIVMHPGPINRGIELPSGIADGINSRILKQVENGVAVRMAVIYKAAGGADEHTDN, from the coding sequence ATGAATGTCAAAAATGGTTTAATCGGGCTTAAGGACATTTCAAGAGAAGAGATCGAAAATATTGTAGACACTGCCTTTTCAATGAAGGAAATATCGTTTAGGAACATAAAAAAAGTGCCGACGTTAAGAGGGAAAACGATAATAAACCTTTTTTTCGAATCAAGCACAAGGACAAAAACCTCCTTTGAAATAGCAGCCAAAAGGCTGTCAGCGGATGTGATAAACTTTTCCTCCTCATCAAGCAGTGTTTCAAAAGGTGAAACAACAATTGATACCGCAAAAAACATAGAATCAATGAACCCAGATGTGTTTATTGTAAGGCATTATTCATCGGGCGTTATGGAACTGCTTCAAAGACATCTCAAAACGCCCATTATCAGTGCAGGTGATGGAACGAATGAACATCCTACGCAGGGGCTTCTCGACATAATGACAATCATTGAAGAGAAGAAAAAGATTGATGGTTTAAAGATTGTTATTGCCGGGGATATTTATCATTCAAGAGTAGCACGGTCTGATTTATACGGAATGAGCAAACTCGGTGCATCCGTATGGTTTTTTGCACCGCCGACACTCATAAGCGATGATTTTAACAGTCTCGGTGCAAAGGTTACTTACAGTCCGCAAGATGCATTTACCGATGCGGACGTAGTTATTATGTTAAGGATACAGCTTGAACGGCAGGGATCCGGGCTTTTTCCCACAACCAGAGAGTATTCAAGGTTTTTTGGTTTGAGCGAACAAAAACTGAGCCTTGCAAAACCTGATGTGATTGTTATGCATCCGGGACCAATAAATAGAGGGATTGAGTTGCCGAGCGGTATTGCAGATGGTATTAATTCACGGATATTAAAGCAGGTTGAGAACGGAGTAGCAGTGAGGATGGCTGTTATATATAAAGCTGCAGGAGGTGCAGATGAACATACTGATAATTAA
- the greA gene encoding transcription elongation factor GreA, with the protein MSKIPMTKAGYESLKEKLKTLQRVERPKVVVQLTEARGHGDLSENADYESAKEKLSYVDSRISDIQYKLANADIIEIDKNNNDLKHIAFGAYVSIKDISTDKISTYQIVGEEESDVTNGKLSISSPLARELIGCIKGDIIELDTAKGKKEYEVVKISYDGIG; encoded by the coding sequence ATGTCTAAGATACCAATGACAAAGGCAGGATATGAGAGCCTGAAAGAAAAACTAAAAACGCTTCAACGGGTAGAGAGGCCAAAGGTAGTTGTTCAGCTTACAGAGGCAAGGGGGCATGGGGATCTAAGTGAAAATGCCGATTATGAAAGTGCAAAGGAAAAACTATCGTATGTAGACTCAAGGATATCGGATATACAGTACAAGCTTGCCAATGCAGATATAATTGAAATCGATAAAAATAATAACGATTTAAAGCATATTGCATTTGGTGCGTATGTATCAATAAAAGATATTAGTACAGATAAAATATCAACATATCAAATAGTTGGTGAGGAAGAGTCGGACGTAACAAATGGAAAATTATCCATAAGCTCGCCACTTGCGAGAGAGCTTATAGGCTGTATCAAGGGCGATATTATAGAATTAGATACAGCAAAAGGTAAAAAAGAGTATGAAGTTGTTAAGATATCGTATGATGGAATTGGGTGA
- a CDS encoding radical SAM protein — protein sequence MNTIGLYPSYLNLMENGEFEKRIHESKAYLSLCRVCPRNCMTNRLDNKMGVCLLGRDVRISSYNVHNGEEPPISGINGSGAIFFSGCILRCKFCQNYPISQKNNGVNYTIEDLADMMLELQAQGVHNVNLITPTHFIPHIIEAIYRAALKGLRIPIVYNTGGYESVGMLKLLDGIIDIYLPDIKYSDDRYAFKYSSVKDYVEVNRQAIAEMYRQVGGLILDSNDIAIHGLIVRHLVLPYGIAGTCESMAFIAGRISENTYISLMNQYFPANRAYEYKELSRKITREEYIHAVQCLEKNGLENGWIQE from the coding sequence ATGAATACTATCGGGTTATACCCGTCATATCTTAATCTTATGGAAAATGGTGAATTTGAAAAAAGGATCCACGAGTCTAAGGCATACCTTTCTCTCTGCAGGGTATGTCCAAGGAATTGTATGACCAACAGATTGGATAATAAAATGGGCGTATGCCTTTTGGGAAGGGATGTTCGCATCTCAAGTTATAATGTACACAACGGAGAGGAACCGCCGATATCAGGGATAAACGGCTCCGGTGCGATCTTTTTTTCCGGATGCATCCTGAGATGCAAGTTCTGTCAGAACTATCCCATCAGTCAAAAAAATAATGGCGTTAATTATACAATAGAAGATCTGGCAGATATGATGCTTGAGCTTCAGGCACAAGGCGTTCACAATGTAAACCTTATAACACCTACGCATTTTATACCGCATATTATAGAGGCTATTTACAGAGCGGCATTAAAAGGACTAAGGATACCGATTGTTTATAATACAGGCGGATACGAATCAGTCGGTATGCTGAAACTGCTGGATGGAATTATCGATATCTACCTGCCCGATATAAAGTATTCAGATGATCGTTATGCTTTTAAATATTCATCTGTAAAAGATTATGTAGAGGTGAATAGACAGGCAATTGCTGAAATGTATAGGCAGGTCGGAGGGCTTATTCTTGATAGCAATGATATTGCAATACATGGCTTGATTGTAAGACATCTTGTTTTACCTTATGGTATTGCAGGTACCTGTGAATCTATGGCATTTATAGCAGGACGGATATCGGAAAATACCTATATAAGTCTTATGAATCAATATTTCCCTGCAAACAGGGCTTATGAGTATAAAGAGCTTTCAAGAAAGATTACGCGCGAAGAATATATCCATGCGGTTCAATGCCTTGAGAAAAACGGATTGGAAAACGGATGGATACAGGAATGA
- the rlmN gene encoding 23S rRNA (adenine(2503)-C(2))-methyltransferase RlmN, translating into MAKTDIKNLSIKELELALKKLGMPAYSAKQIFVWLYKKHVSDFEQMTNISRHSRRSLSEQFEIASLRTLDKKVSRDNTTKYQFSLNDGYTIESVLIPMGRWHTLCVSTQVGCALGCKFCLTGIKGFKRQLSTSEITDQLAVVQAENPGTSISHIVFMGMGEPFANYDNTLKAIDVLTSEYGYQYSHRRITVSTAGLVPQIKRFIEESKAHLAVSLNAFYDDTRTALMPINTTYPLIYLIDALKDYHKKRKGWITFEYVMIKNINDGIAHAIQLAKLIKNFPFKVNLIPFNVHWGVDYERPDEEHVHAFQEYLLNHNIACMVRTTHGEEIEAACGQLGGIKNFEGDS; encoded by the coding sequence ATGGCAAAAACGGATATAAAAAATCTCTCAATAAAAGAGCTTGAACTGGCACTTAAAAAGCTCGGTATGCCCGCGTACAGTGCAAAACAGATTTTTGTATGGCTTTACAAAAAGCATGTCTCTGATTTTGAACAGATGACGAATATATCCAGGCATTCAAGGCGTTCGCTTTCAGAGCAGTTTGAAATCGCTTCCCTACGGACACTTGACAAAAAAGTCAGCCGGGACAATACAACAAAGTATCAGTTCAGTCTTAACGACGGCTATACAATAGAGTCCGTGCTTATACCAATGGGCAGATGGCATACTCTGTGTGTCTCAACACAGGTTGGATGTGCGCTTGGATGCAAGTTTTGCCTTACAGGCATAAAAGGGTTTAAAAGACAGCTAAGCACCTCAGAGATTACGGACCAGCTCGCGGTTGTTCAGGCTGAAAACCCTGGCACATCCATATCCCATATTGTATTCATGGGAATGGGAGAACCATTTGCCAATTATGACAATACCCTGAAGGCGATTGACGTACTGACATCGGAATACGGTTATCAATATTCACACAGGAGGATCACGGTATCGACGGCAGGGCTTGTTCCTCAGATAAAGAGATTTATTGAAGAATCAAAGGCACATCTTGCTGTATCCCTGAATGCTTTTTACGACGATACAAGAACGGCTCTAATGCCTATAAACACTACATACCCATTGATCTATTTGATAGACGCTTTAAAAGATTACCATAAGAAAAGGAAAGGCTGGATTACATTTGAGTACGTAATGATCAAAAACATTAACGACGGCATAGCCCATGCTATCCAGCTTGCAAAGCTTATCAAGAACTTTCCATTCAAGGTCAATCTGATTCCATTTAACGTACATTGGGGCGTTGATTATGAAAGGCCTGATGAAGAGCATGTACATGCATTTCAGGAATACCTTTTAAACCACAATATTGCATGCATGGTAAGAACAACGCATGGTGAAGAGATAGAGGCTGCGTGCGGACAGCTTGGAGGTATCAAAAACTTTGAAGGAGACAGCTAA
- the pyrR gene encoding bifunctional pyr operon transcriptional regulator/uracil phosphoribosyltransferase PyrR has protein sequence MKNLVMDVKMIERALKRIAHEIIELHTSIPICFVGVRTNGVFIANRLAAYVKSYESIPVKLGTLDITLYRDDIAMKAGRAILKSTEIDFPVDNAFIILVDDVLFTGRTIRAAMDAIIDLGRPKVIQLAILVDRGHRELPIRADYAGKNVPTSVDDEIKVEFKEGEHDEDAVYLIEKGVIQ, from the coding sequence ATGAAAAATTTAGTAATGGATGTAAAAATGATAGAAAGGGCGTTGAAGCGTATTGCACATGAGATTATAGAATTGCATACATCGATTCCTATATGTTTTGTAGGTGTAAGGACAAACGGCGTATTTATCGCAAATAGGCTGGCAGCTTATGTTAAATCTTATGAATCCATTCCTGTAAAGCTTGGTACACTCGATATAACTCTTTATAGAGATGACATAGCAATGAAGGCCGGCAGGGCCATTTTGAAATCAACAGAGATAGATTTTCCTGTAGATAATGCATTTATAATACTTGTGGATGATGTGCTTTTTACAGGAAGAACAATAAGGGCAGCAATGGATGCGATTATTGATCTCGGAAGACCCAAGGTGATTCAACTTGCCATACTTGTTGATAGAGGACATAGAGAATTGCCTATAAGGGCCGATTATGCAGGTAAAAATGTTCCAACCTCTGTTGATGATGAGATAAAGGTAGAATTTAAAGAAGGCGAACATGATGAAGATGCAGTTTATTTGATAGAAAAGGGGGTTATTCAATGA
- a CDS encoding dihydroorotase yields MNILIINGLVIDPSQGLERQSHLLIHEKNIAGIIEPSAFTLKGDRAVVKGYEGEEFTIIDANGKWVVPGLIDMHAHLRDPGYEYKEDIITGTKAGASSGFTSICVMPNTKPVNDNKSVTMYMISKAKEYGYTNVFPICAVSKGSEGKELAEIYDLVEAGAVAISDDGKPVASASLMRKALLYVKPLGVSVIDHAEELSLSEAGYMNEGVEAVKLGLKGVPSSAESTMVARDILLADETGSRLHVAHVSASRSVELIRWAKKMYIPVTCEATPHHFMLNESAVSGYDTNAKVNPPLRSEKDRQVILEAISDGTIDCIASDHAPHSHGEKEIEFDKSLNGISGIETVVGLSLKLFHEGIIDKKRFVQLLSINPARIMKLKNKGTLVRGADADVTIIDPEIKWVVDRNRFISKGKNTPFHGMKLRGRAFMTIVGGKISGNISA; encoded by the coding sequence ATGAACATACTGATAATTAACGGGTTGGTTATAGACCCATCACAGGGACTGGAAAGGCAGTCGCATTTATTAATACACGAAAAAAATATTGCAGGTATTATTGAACCGTCGGCATTTACATTAAAAGGGGACAGGGCTGTTGTTAAAGGATATGAAGGTGAGGAGTTTACGATCATAGATGCAAACGGTAAATGGGTTGTTCCCGGGCTTATTGATATGCATGCACACCTCAGGGATCCTGGATACGAATACAAGGAGGATATTATTACAGGGACAAAGGCGGGTGCGTCATCAGGGTTTACATCTATATGTGTCATGCCGAACACTAAACCTGTAAATGACAATAAATCGGTAACAATGTATATGATCTCAAAAGCAAAAGAGTACGGCTATACAAATGTATTCCCAATATGTGCCGTATCAAAAGGTAGTGAGGGAAAGGAGCTTGCAGAGATATACGATCTTGTTGAGGCAGGCGCGGTTGCGATCTCGGATGACGGTAAGCCCGTTGCTTCCGCTTCACTTATGAGAAAGGCGCTTCTGTATGTTAAGCCGCTCGGTGTCTCCGTTATAGATCATGCAGAGGAATTATCCTTGAGTGAAGCAGGCTATATGAATGAAGGTGTTGAAGCGGTCAAACTTGGATTAAAAGGCGTACCGTCAAGTGCTGAAAGCACTATGGTAGCAAGAGATATATTACTTGCGGACGAGACAGGATCGAGACTTCACGTAGCACACGTAAGCGCCTCGCGCTCGGTTGAACTCATAAGATGGGCAAAAAAAATGTACATACCCGTAACATGCGAAGCAACTCCTCATCATTTTATGCTTAACGAATCTGCCGTTAGTGGATATGATACCAATGCAAAGGTAAACCCGCCTTTAAGATCAGAAAAGGACAGGCAGGTAATATTAGAAGCAATTTCTGATGGGACAATCGATTGTATTGCGAGCGATCATGCACCGCACAGCCATGGTGAGAAAGAGATAGAATTTGATAAATCTTTAAATGGTATATCTGGTATAGAAACGGTTGTTGGATTGTCGCTAAAGCTTTTTCATGAAGGAATTATAGATAAAAAAAGATTCGTTCAGCTTTTATCAATAAATCCTGCAAGGATCATGAAGCTTAAAAACAAAGGAACACTTGTAAGAGGTGCTGATGCGGATGTTACTATTATAGATCCTGAGATTAAATGGGTTGTAGATAGGAATAGATTTATATCAAAAGGCAAGAATACGCCTTTTCACGGCATGAAATTAAGAGGCAGGGCTTTTATGACAATAGTAGGAGGTAAAATCAGTGGCAATATTAGTGCTTGA
- the carB gene encoding carbamoyl-phosphate synthase large subunit encodes MPGRRDIKKIMLIGSGPIVIGQASEFDYSGTQSCKTLKAEGIEVVLVNSNPATIMTDPEFADKTYIEPITLEVLEKIIVIEKPDALLPTMGGQTALNMAVRLADAGILKHNNVELIGARLDTIKKAEDRELFKAAVQKIGLKVPLSRYAHSKSEAMSYADEIKFPIIIRPSFTLGGTGGSIGYNMEEFEEKVEYGLSVSPTHEVLLEESVIGWKEFELEMMRDHNDNCIVVCSIENFDPMGVHTGDSITVAPAQTLTDKEYQNMRNAAIRIMREIGIESGGSNIQFAINPSDGDMVVIEMNPRVSRSSALASKATGYPIAKVATKLAIGYTLDEITNDITKNTKASFEPTIDYVVTKIPKFAFEKFPGVDDTLGTQMKSVGEVMAIGRTFKESLQKAIRSLESGVYGLNGKVKKEDFAKESAKGRVIGGLKKPSSERIFYIADAFRMGFSIEEIYKYTFIDPWFLNNLKQIVEYESKIKSIKGYSLSTEDAKGILLEAKKMGFANRYIADLLGTADIIIKKALRTNNLDPVYKVVDTCGAEFEAYTPYLYSTYEIENESIPSNRGKVVILGSGPNRIGQGIEFDYCCVHASFALKDEGYESIMVNSNPETVSTDYDTSDKLYFEPITYEDIMNIIELEKPQGVIVQFGGQTPLKLAKRLEANGVQVLGTSPESIDIAEDRKRFRELLERLNLKQPMSLTATSIEEAIRIGGTIGFPLILRPSYVLGGRAMEIVYDNESIIEYMEKAVNVSEDRPVLIDRFLENAIEIDVDAISDGDMVVIGGIMEHIEEAGIHSGDSACSLPPFSLSQNLIDEITRETKILAKALNVIGLINIQFAIKDNQVYVLEVNPRASRTIPFVSKSIGVPLAKLAVKVMLGKRLKDIGFTKEVEMGYFTVKEAVLPFMKLPGTDTILGPEMKSTGEVMGIDKNFALAFAKSQIAAGTILPLSGKVFISVKDADKLLIVLIAKRLKELGFGIIATKGTARVLMSSDLKVDTINKVVEGSPHIVDFIKAGEINLIINTTFGKKSIRDSYSIRRSAITYDIPYYTTIEGATAAYKAIEALMRGELSVMPIQKLYKTV; translated from the coding sequence ATGCCGGGAAGAAGAGATATAAAAAAGATAATGTTGATAGGTTCAGGGCCTATTGTCATAGGACAGGCATCGGAGTTTGATTATTCAGGGACGCAGTCATGCAAGACACTAAAGGCGGAAGGGATTGAAGTTGTTTTGGTAAACAGCAATCCCGCTACGATCATGACCGACCCTGAATTCGCCGATAAGACATACATTGAGCCGATAACCCTTGAGGTATTGGAAAAAATAATAGTCATAGAAAAACCTGATGCACTCTTACCAACGATGGGTGGCCAGACCGCATTGAATATGGCCGTCAGACTTGCGGATGCCGGTATTCTTAAACATAATAATGTTGAGCTTATTGGAGCAAGACTCGATACGATAAAAAAGGCAGAGGATAGAGAACTGTTTAAGGCCGCAGTGCAGAAGATAGGTTTAAAAGTGCCTTTGAGCAGATATGCGCATTCAAAATCGGAAGCCATGAGTTACGCAGATGAGATAAAATTTCCTATAATCATAAGGCCGTCTTTTACACTCGGCGGTACTGGCGGCAGTATCGGATATAACATGGAGGAGTTTGAAGAAAAGGTTGAATACGGACTCAGCGTAAGTCCAACGCACGAAGTTCTGCTTGAGGAATCTGTAATCGGATGGAAAGAATTTGAGCTTGAGATGATGAGGGATCATAATGATAACTGTATTGTCGTGTGTTCAATAGAAAATTTTGATCCAATGGGTGTGCATACGGGTGATAGCATAACGGTAGCACCTGCTCAAACCCTTACAGATAAAGAGTACCAGAATATGCGTAACGCCGCTATTAGGATTATGCGAGAGATTGGCATAGAGAGCGGCGGCTCAAACATACAATTCGCTATCAATCCTTCTGATGGCGATATGGTTGTTATTGAGATGAACCCCCGCGTTTCGCGCAGCTCTGCTCTTGCATCAAAGGCTACTGGTTATCCAATTGCAAAGGTTGCAACAAAGCTTGCGATTGGATATACACTCGACGAGATAACAAACGATATAACAAAAAATACAAAAGCTTCTTTTGAACCAACCATAGATTATGTCGTAACAAAGATTCCAAAGTTTGCGTTCGAAAAGTTTCCCGGAGTGGATGATACGCTCGGCACACAGATGAAATCGGTTGGAGAGGTTATGGCTATAGGAAGAACGTTTAAAGAATCCCTGCAGAAGGCGATAAGATCCCTTGAATCTGGTGTTTATGGGTTAAATGGAAAAGTAAAAAAAGAGGATTTTGCAAAAGAATCAGCAAAGGGAAGGGTTATTGGTGGATTGAAGAAGCCTTCATCGGAACGAATATTTTATATTGCGGATGCCTTTCGCATGGGATTTTCCATAGAAGAGATTTATAAATACACATTTATTGATCCATGGTTTCTTAACAACCTGAAACAGATTGTAGAATATGAATCAAAGATCAAATCCATTAAAGGCTACTCATTATCTACAGAGGATGCAAAAGGTATATTGCTTGAGGCAAAAAAAATGGGTTTTGCAAATAGATATATAGCAGATCTATTGGGAACCGCAGACATAATAATAAAGAAGGCCCTCAGAACTAATAATCTCGATCCCGTTTACAAGGTTGTTGATACATGCGGTGCAGAATTTGAGGCATACACACCATACCTTTATTCAACCTATGAAATAGAAAACGAATCGATCCCATCGAATAGGGGAAAGGTTGTGATCCTTGGAAGCGGACCTAACAGGATCGGTCAGGGCATTGAATTTGATTATTGCTGTGTTCATGCAAGTTTTGCTCTTAAAGATGAAGGCTATGAATCGATAATGGTAAATTCAAACCCTGAGACGGTTAGCACGGATTATGATACCTCCGATAAGTTATACTTTGAGCCTATAACGTATGAAGATATTATGAATATTATTGAGCTCGAGAAGCCGCAGGGTGTTATTGTGCAATTCGGAGGCCAGACTCCGTTAAAACTTGCAAAACGGCTTGAGGCAAACGGTGTTCAGGTACTCGGCACATCACCGGAAAGTATTGATATCGCGGAGGATAGAAAGAGGTTCAGAGAATTGCTTGAAAGGCTTAATCTGAAGCAGCCAATGAGTCTTACGGCAACGTCAATTGAAGAGGCAATAAGGATTGGCGGAACAATCGGTTTCCCCTTGATTTTAAGGCCGTCCTATGTACTTGGAGGAAGGGCCATGGAGATTGTTTATGACAATGAGAGCATTATAGAGTATATGGAGAAGGCAGTAAATGTTAGTGAGGATAGGCCTGTTCTTATAGACAGGTTTCTTGAAAATGCAATTGAGATTGATGTGGATGCAATCTCTGATGGTGATATGGTTGTTATCGGCGGCATTATGGAGCACATAGAAGAAGCGGGTATACATTCGGGAGACAGTGCATGTTCGCTACCGCCCTTTTCCCTGTCACAAAACTTGATTGATGAAATTACAAGAGAAACTAAAATACTCGCAAAAGCATTAAACGTTATAGGGCTTATCAATATACAATTTGCAATAAAGGATAATCAGGTTTATGTGCTTGAGGTAAATCCAAGGGCAAGCAGAACAATCCCGTTTGTTTCAAAATCAATTGGGGTTCCGCTTGCAAAGCTGGCCGTTAAGGTTATGCTTGGTAAAAGGCTTAAAGACATAGGATTTACCAAAGAAGTAGAGATGGGTTATTTTACTGTTAAGGAAGCTGTATTGCCGTTTATGAAACTGCCTGGTACCGATACTATTCTCGGCCCTGAAATGAAATCAACGGGTGAGGTTATGGGTATTGATAAAAATTTTGCCCTTGCTTTTGCAAAATCGCAAATAGCTGCGGGAACAATATTGCCTTTGAGCGGAAAGGTTTTTATAAGTGTAAAGGACGCTGATAAATTGTTAATCGTACTTATTGCAAAACGGTTAAAAGAACTCGGTTTTGGCATAATTGCTACAAAGGGGACTGCCCGGGTCTTAATGAGCAGTGATTTGAAGGTAGATACTATAAATAAGGTTGTTGAGGGCAGCCCTCATATTGTAGATTTTATAAAGGCGGGTGAAATAAACTTAATTATAAATACAACCTTTGGTAAAAAATCTATAAGGGACTCATACTCTATAAGAAGATCAGCCATAACATACGATATACCGTATTATACAACAATAGAAGGAGCTACAGCGGCATATAAGGCGATAGAGGCATTAATGAGAGGAGAGCTGTCGGTTATGCCTATCCAGAAATTATATAAAACAGTATAA
- a CDS encoding glycosyltransferase family protein, producing the protein MKSLKTQTVKYELILINNTKNQFKSASEALNSGGNRANGKYIMFVHQDVDLMSNAWLEKSEEELDKLPNIGVAGVAGMAENANGIISNIIHGEPPEPAGGIQIKYPTMVQTVDECLFIIPKSVFNILKFDNNLNDRWHLYAVDYSLCSREMGYNIFVLPFSVYHSSKTVMEKNKFMVLMNLGYLPKTYFPPLKRLLKKHNGHFRKVHTTCGVWNTTFPILLQRYLYFVKESIKWLFGI; encoded by the coding sequence TTGAAAAGTCTGAAAACCCAGACTGTAAAGTATGAACTTATTCTTATAAATAATACAAAAAATCAATTTAAATCCGCATCGGAGGCACTTAACAGCGGAGGGAACAGGGCAAACGGCAAGTACATAATGTTTGTTCATCAGGATGTTGATCTGATGTCAAATGCATGGTTGGAAAAATCAGAAGAAGAATTGGACAAATTACCTAATATCGGTGTTGCAGGTGTTGCAGGAATGGCTGAAAACGCAAATGGTATCATATCAAATATTATACACGGTGAACCCCCTGAACCTGCCGGAGGTATACAAATTAAATATCCCACAATGGTTCAAACAGTTGATGAATGCCTGTTTATAATTCCAAAATCGGTATTTAACATACTCAAGTTTGATAATAACTTAAATGACAGATGGCATTTATACGCTGTTGATTATTCTTTATGCTCCAGAGAAATGGGCTACAATATTTTTGTCCTGCCATTCTCTGTATACCATTCATCAAAAACCGTTATGGAGAAAAATAAATTTATGGTATTGATGAATTTAGGTTATCTGCCAAAAACCTATTTCCCACCACTAAAAAGGTTACTCAAAAAACATAATGGGCATTTCAGGAAAGTTCACACGACTTGTGGGGTATGGAATACTACTTTTCCAATATTGCTGCAAAGATATCTTTACTTTGTAAAAGAATCTATAAAATGGCTTTTCGGCATTTAA